A DNA window from Ignavibacteriales bacterium contains the following coding sequences:
- the rsmI gene encoding 16S rRNA (cytidine(1402)-2'-O)-methyltransferase, with amino-acid sequence MSGTLYLVATPIGNYDDITLRALKALKSVDVVVCEERSEGLRLLRHYGIEKQVETLNEHNEAAAASIMIDVLKEGKSVALISDAGTPVFSDPGRVLVEKAIRHNIKIVPVPGASSLLPALIVSGFPIKEFVFAGFLSPKRERRLTELRNFKKEQRTIVFMDTPYRLVQLLRDMADVFGETRRVCVAFDLTLPSEEIYHSTPPKLYQQFLKDEKKGEFVIVLEGK; translated from the coding sequence ATGTCAGGTACTCTTTATCTTGTTGCAACTCCAATAGGCAATTACGATGACATCACCTTGCGTGCATTGAAGGCGCTTAAGTCGGTAGATGTCGTTGTATGCGAAGAACGAAGTGAAGGATTGCGTTTGCTTCGACACTATGGAATTGAAAAGCAGGTCGAGACGTTGAACGAACACAATGAAGCTGCAGCAGCAAGTATTATGATCGATGTGTTGAAAGAGGGAAAATCGGTCGCATTGATCTCAGACGCAGGTACGCCGGTGTTTTCGGATCCAGGAAGAGTATTGGTAGAGAAAGCAATTCGACACAACATAAAGATTGTTCCGGTGCCCGGCGCTTCCTCGTTATTGCCGGCACTCATCGTCTCAGGATTTCCAATCAAAGAATTTGTATTTGCAGGATTCCTTTCGCCAAAACGTGAACGGCGGCTGACAGAATTACGCAACTTCAAAAAAGAACAGAGAACTATTGTGTTCATGGATACGCCGTACCGTCTTGTACAACTTTTGCGTGATATGGCGGATGTTTTCGGAGAGACTCGGCGTGTGTGCGTAGCATTTGATCTCACATTGCCTTCGGAAGAGATTTATCACAGCACGCCTCCAAAGTTATATCAGCAGTTTCTCAAAGATGAAAAAAAGGGAGAATTTGTGATTGTACTGGAAGGGAAGTAA
- a CDS encoding AI-2E family transporter yields MAKRRAEKKSTKSNSSESITSQGVRWDSLFTSLGRIEIVLFVGGMLLLMVLIYTIHEILSPFLALGAILFILFPLRRYLLARNIMWLAIVLFALWFLDAISTILAPFVVSLVFAYMLNPIVDLFQSWKIPRWVTSLVLILLFITSITLVLFFVLPVALTQFEGVLDTLSKIMNDYRNTIWESHLIKILERYGISVNELRNTFSNQLTPRFEDILKALLKGLGSLMSSISGLITQIFYIILVPFLTFYFLTDFPKIGHRFLKLFPRRTRDQVEDYMNRADDLIGHYLRGALTVAFLEGIVVAFLFSVVGIKYALLLGLLACVFDLVPYFGLFAIMALSSVIALVSGPPALTKLSIAIVSIAVLHMAEVTFLSPKIIGSKVGLHPLLIILSLLIFMYFLGFVGLLIAVPTTALTILFVRDWETRRRGTKSPSGESSTTAL; encoded by the coding sequence ATGGCGAAACGACGAGCAGAAAAAAAATCGACGAAATCGAATTCCTCGGAATCGATTACGTCACAGGGTGTTCGATGGGATTCGCTTTTTACTTCACTCGGTAGAATTGAAATCGTTCTGTTTGTGGGAGGTATGCTGCTGCTCATGGTTCTCATTTATACGATTCATGAAATCCTTTCTCCATTCCTTGCGCTTGGCGCTATTCTTTTTATTCTTTTTCCACTTCGCCGTTATTTACTTGCCAGGAATATTATGTGGCTGGCAATCGTGTTATTTGCTTTGTGGTTTTTAGATGCCATATCGACGATTCTTGCTCCATTTGTTGTTTCACTGGTCTTCGCGTATATGCTCAATCCTATTGTAGATCTTTTCCAAAGCTGGAAAATTCCTCGATGGGTTACTTCGCTTGTGCTCATTCTTTTATTTATCACCAGTATAACGCTCGTTCTTTTTTTCGTGCTGCCGGTAGCATTGACACAGTTTGAAGGAGTGTTGGACACACTTTCAAAAATTATGAATGACTATCGGAATACGATATGGGAGAGTCATCTCATAAAAATTCTCGAGCGTTATGGCATTTCTGTGAATGAGCTCCGTAATACATTTTCGAATCAATTGACACCGCGTTTTGAGGACATTCTCAAAGCGCTCCTCAAAGGGCTCGGTTCTTTGATGAGCAGTATCTCCGGCCTCATCACTCAAATATTCTATATAATCCTTGTACCATTTCTTACGTTTTATTTCTTAACGGACTTTCCTAAAATAGGCCATCGCTTTTTGAAACTCTTTCCCAGGCGAACACGCGATCAAGTGGAAGATTACATGAATCGTGCAGACGATCTCATTGGACATTATTTACGCGGTGCCTTGACTGTAGCATTTCTTGAAGGCATCGTTGTTGCGTTTCTTTTTTCTGTTGTCGGTATCAAATATGCGCTTTTGCTTGGACTGCTTGCGTGCGTTTTCGATCTTGTGCCATATTTTGGTTTGTTCGCGATTATGGCACTCTCATCAGTCATTGCGCTCGTCAGTGGTCCGCCGGCTTTGACAAAGCTGTCAATTGCTATCGTTTCTATTGCCGTCCTTCACATGGCGGAAGTTACTTTCCTGTCTCCCAAAATTATTGGCAGCAAAGTAGGATTGCATCCGCTTCTCATTATTCTTTCGTTACTTATCTTCATGTATTTTCTGGGTTTCGTTGGTTTGTTGATTGCCGTCCCAACGACGGCATTAACCATTTTATTTGTGAGAGATTGGGAAACACGGAGACGCGGAACCAAATCACCTTCTGGAGAATCTTCCACAACGGCGCTCTAA
- the dut gene encoding dUTP diphosphatase: MAETLFARILRVHPEQTDIPLPNYATEGSAGMDICAAVEQDIEILPGETTLIPSGFVIELPQGYEAQVRPRSGLAIKHSIGILNSPGTIDSDYRGEVKIILSNFGKTPYIIHRGDRIAQMIVAQYERVHWKETSSLADSVRGDGGFGHTGVLSKGKN; this comes from the coding sequence ATGGCTGAAACTCTGTTCGCAAGAATTCTGAGAGTCCATCCGGAACAGACGGACATTCCATTACCAAATTATGCAACAGAGGGATCTGCTGGAATGGATATTTGCGCAGCCGTGGAACAGGATATTGAAATTCTGCCAGGTGAAACCACATTAATTCCATCAGGATTTGTCATCGAGCTGCCGCAAGGATATGAAGCGCAGGTTCGACCGCGAAGCGGTCTTGCCATCAAGCATAGTATTGGAATTCTCAACTCACCAGGGACTATTGATTCCGATTATCGCGGTGAAGTAAAAATTATCCTATCGAATTTTGGAAAAACGCCATACATCATTCATCGTGGAGATCGTATTGCTCAAATGATTGTAGCACAATACGAACGCGTTCACTGGAAAGAAACGTCGTCGCTTGCTGATTCTGTACGCGGAGATGGCGGTTTCGGGCATACGGGGGTTCTCTCCAAAGGAAAAAACTAA
- a CDS encoding 4-phosphoerythronate dehydrogenase, with protein sequence MPRDVHIVVNKHTPYVVQAFEKIGIVTALGTHEITKDAVRDADILIVRSETKVNRDLLEGSRVKFVGTVTIGTDHVDEEYLKKNGITFVSAPGSNSNSVSEYITAALLELAHSKGFSLHEKTIGIIGVGNVGSKVWRKAEALGLRVILNDPPLERQGSSYPLHSLDEVMEADIVTLHIPLTRTGFDATYHLFDEKRICKMKHASILFNTSRGAVVEGEALKRKLFDKHLAAAVLDVWEGEPTINSSLLDLVAIGSPHIAGYSLDGKVNALRMNYEAVCRFLSLPVDRDMNTLVPEPALPEIKNDALNISHEHALREIVRQCYDIRLDDRLLRLLVSLPETERGKYFQKLRAEYRIRREFFNYTVFLPNEAKEIARVLHLLGFKVNTEGKING encoded by the coding sequence ATGCCGCGAGACGTCCATATTGTCGTCAACAAGCATACTCCGTACGTTGTGCAGGCTTTTGAGAAGATCGGAATAGTAACTGCGCTTGGTACGCATGAAATTACTAAAGACGCGGTACGAGATGCTGATATTCTGATTGTCCGTTCGGAGACAAAAGTGAATCGCGATCTTCTTGAGGGAAGCCGTGTGAAATTTGTCGGCACGGTGACTATCGGAACAGATCACGTTGACGAAGAGTATCTTAAAAAAAATGGGATTACATTTGTCAGCGCGCCGGGTAGTAATTCCAATTCGGTTTCCGAATATATAACAGCAGCTCTTTTAGAATTAGCGCATAGCAAGGGCTTCTCGCTGCATGAAAAGACCATCGGTATTATTGGTGTCGGTAATGTTGGAAGCAAAGTATGGCGTAAAGCGGAAGCGCTTGGCTTGCGAGTGATTTTGAACGATCCGCCACTTGAACGCCAGGGAAGCAGCTATCCCCTACATTCTTTGGATGAAGTGATGGAAGCGGATATTGTAACACTGCATATTCCGCTGACACGTACGGGGTTCGATGCAACATATCATCTTTTTGATGAAAAGAGAATTTGCAAAATGAAACATGCTAGTATTCTCTTCAATACATCGCGCGGCGCTGTTGTGGAAGGAGAAGCGTTAAAAAGAAAGTTGTTTGATAAGCATCTTGCAGCGGCGGTGCTTGATGTATGGGAGGGAGAACCGACTATCAATTCTTCTCTGCTTGATCTTGTAGCGATCGGATCACCGCATATTGCAGGATATTCATTAGACGGCAAGGTGAATGCCCTCCGAATGAATTATGAAGCCGTCTGCCGTTTTCTGTCTTTACCCGTCGACCGGGATATGAACACACTTGTGCCTGAACCAGCATTGCCGGAAATAAAAAATGATGCGCTGAACATATCACATGAACACGCGCTTCGAGAAATCGTACGTCAATGCTATGATATTCGTTTGGATGATCGTCTTCTGCGTCTGTTGGTATCGCTTCCAGAAACAGAACGCGGTAAGTATTTTCAAAAACTTCGTGCAGAGTACCGGATAAGAAGAGAATTTTTTAATTATACTGTTTTTCTTCCAAACGAAGCAAAGGAAATAGCTCGTGTGCTTCATTTGCTCGGATTCAAAGTCAACACAGAAGGAAAAATAAATGGCTGA
- a CDS encoding DUF2723 domain-containing protein — protein MKKNLLHRVIGAFVLLVSAIQFIITAQVSVSFWDPGELSAAACLMQVPHPPGGPLFSLVGRVFYMLPIPGDLGFRMNLVSAIASAFTVLFLYLIAVKVIEHYKGKTSGTSMESVGTYLAAAIGALTLSFSDTFWFNAGEANYFAASMLLYSSIVWLMMVWNEKADEPGSERYLLLIAYIGGLSAGLHLMSVLTIIIVGIVVVFRKYVHNDEECLQSSYVFLGHMALLFIIAVILWSGEKATQAQPPEVASAFDKKFIVAMVIASLGVLVLFRKKIVNRNSIYLAVLVGGSAFIVIFAGIIRYFPKLLLYIAGDHLEAGLFVLLGVMAAGGIGAYWAMKQRRMILAFSITAALIAVLGFTTYTMIVIRANANLPMNENHPKSFAQLVTYLNREQYGDFPMFQRRWSSEPEKAGIYTNYSSDLDFFLKYQMNHMFQRYVAWNFIGRASHDQDGDWTWKGYFGIPFFLGLFGLYTLFRKDWKMATVFLITFVLMGYLITYYQNQQQPQPRDREYFYCGAYFVFALWIALGIKGLLDLVQEKLSQPSLTKPAFIGVLVLSTMFVPARMLQVNYFTHDRSKNWVPWDFAYNMLQTCEQDAILFTQGDNDTFPLWYIQDVEGVRRDVRIVNLSLVNTSWYILLMKNASAYPEAKPVPMNMPDSYIENIQPIAWEPRNVDLPISKEAIDLYQEKMGIMLDTSVTKNEKITFLLKNTLQFGQTKALRVQDIAVYDIVMANEWKRPIYFASTCSPDAKIGLDEYMWFKGLAWKLEPRKASPTNFGLDPAILEANLLNEPDGFSKTPQTGYKFREIANPKVFFDENTSRIISNYRAAFRGLAAYYMNVEKNPQKSLKVLDKMETLMPHAKIPFGWEYAWEMANFYHALGRIDRVKDMAAEVEPACLGLIERGEVNMNSYYNPYRALLDIYEMTKEYDKSLNLLRQLAVKYPSDSSLKQRIQMLEQMSKQSVTTAPETGK, from the coding sequence ATGAAAAAAAATCTCCTTCATCGCGTCATCGGCGCATTCGTCCTTTTGGTTTCTGCAATTCAATTTATTATCACAGCGCAAGTCTCCGTTTCATTTTGGGATCCGGGTGAACTTTCTGCCGCCGCCTGTCTCATGCAAGTACCGCACCCGCCGGGTGGTCCTCTATTCTCTTTGGTGGGGAGAGTGTTTTATATGCTTCCCATTCCAGGCGATCTTGGCTTCCGAATGAATTTAGTGTCTGCGATAGCAAGTGCCTTCACGGTGTTGTTTTTATATTTGATAGCCGTTAAGGTTATTGAACACTATAAAGGTAAAACATCCGGCACATCGATGGAGAGTGTGGGAACATACCTTGCGGCTGCAATCGGCGCTCTGACGCTATCCTTTAGCGATACCTTCTGGTTTAATGCAGGTGAAGCAAACTACTTTGCAGCAAGTATGCTGCTCTATTCTTCCATTGTTTGGCTGATGATGGTATGGAACGAAAAAGCTGATGAGCCGGGAAGCGAACGTTATCTGCTTCTGATTGCATACATCGGCGGATTATCTGCAGGGCTCCATTTAATGAGCGTATTAACAATTATCATTGTAGGGATTGTCGTAGTTTTTCGGAAATATGTTCATAACGATGAAGAATGCTTACAGTCATCCTATGTCTTTCTAGGACATATGGCTCTCTTGTTCATCATTGCGGTGATTCTCTGGAGCGGTGAAAAAGCAACGCAGGCACAACCACCGGAGGTGGCCAGCGCATTTGATAAGAAATTCATCGTTGCGATGGTGATAGCAAGTCTTGGAGTGCTTGTATTATTTAGGAAAAAGATTGTTAATCGAAACTCCATTTATCTCGCCGTTCTTGTTGGAGGTAGTGCATTTATTGTGATCTTCGCCGGCATCATCAGATACTTTCCAAAGCTGTTGCTTTATATCGCAGGCGATCATCTTGAAGCAGGACTTTTCGTTCTTTTAGGCGTAATGGCTGCTGGCGGGATTGGAGCATATTGGGCTATGAAACAGCGGCGGATGATACTTGCTTTTTCTATTACTGCTGCACTCATAGCAGTACTCGGTTTTACCACTTATACAATGATTGTTATTCGAGCAAACGCAAACTTACCAATGAATGAAAATCACCCAAAATCATTCGCACAGCTTGTCACGTATTTGAATCGAGAACAATACGGTGATTTTCCGATGTTTCAACGTCGATGGTCGTCAGAGCCAGAAAAAGCAGGCATCTATACGAACTACAGCAGTGATCTCGATTTCTTCTTGAAGTATCAGATGAATCACATGTTCCAGCGATATGTTGCTTGGAATTTCATTGGCCGGGCATCGCATGATCAGGATGGAGATTGGACTTGGAAAGGATATTTCGGGATCCCGTTTTTCTTAGGTCTCTTTGGTCTCTATACACTTTTTCGCAAAGACTGGAAGATGGCAACTGTCTTTCTCATAACATTTGTTTTAATGGGATACCTCATTACCTATTATCAGAATCAGCAACAGCCGCAGCCGAGAGATCGTGAATATTTTTATTGCGGTGCATATTTTGTTTTTGCCTTGTGGATAGCGCTTGGCATTAAAGGATTGCTTGATCTTGTTCAGGAAAAACTTTCGCAGCCATCACTCACGAAGCCGGCATTCATCGGGGTACTTGTACTCAGTACCATGTTCGTTCCGGCAAGAATGCTGCAAGTCAATTATTTCACACACGACCGTTCTAAGAATTGGGTACCATGGGATTTTGCCTACAACATGCTCCAGACTTGTGAACAAGATGCCATTCTCTTTACACAAGGCGACAATGATACGTTCCCGTTATGGTACATTCAGGATGTGGAAGGTGTTCGGCGTGATGTAAGAATTGTGAACTTGAGCTTGGTGAATACATCGTGGTACATTTTGTTGATGAAGAATGCATCGGCGTACCCTGAAGCGAAACCAGTGCCGATGAATATGCCGGATTCTTACATTGAGAATATACAGCCGATTGCATGGGAACCGAGAAATGTCGATCTGCCGATCTCAAAGGAAGCAATTGACCTGTATCAGGAAAAGATGGGCATCATGCTGGACACATCTGTTACAAAGAACGAGAAAATCACATTCTTGCTTAAGAATACCCTACAGTTCGGTCAAACGAAGGCTCTTCGTGTCCAAGATATCGCCGTGTACGATATCGTTATGGCAAATGAGTGGAAGCGGCCGATATATTTTGCATCTACTTGTTCACCGGATGCGAAGATCGGCCTTGATGAATATATGTGGTTTAAAGGTTTGGCTTGGAAACTTGAGCCAAGGAAGGCATCGCCGACAAATTTTGGATTAGATCCGGCAATACTTGAAGCGAATCTTCTCAACGAACCGGACGGGTTCTCCAAGACACCGCAAACCGGTTACAAATTCCGGGAAATTGCAAATCCAAAAGTATTCTTTGATGAGAATACATCGAGAATTATTTCCAACTACAGAGCGGCATTTCGCGGCTTGGCTGCGTATTATATGAATGTCGAGAAAAATCCGCAGAAGAGTTTGAAAGTTCTTGACAAAATGGAAACGCTCATGCCGCACGCGAAAATTCCGTTCGGATGGGAATATGCTTGGGAGATGGCGAATTTTTATCATGCACTTGGACGCATAGATCGGGTCAAAGATATGGCAGCTGAAGTCGAACCGGCATGCCTTGGCCTTATTGAAAGGGGTGAGGTGAATATGAATTCCTATTACAATCCGTACCGAGCACTTCTTGATATTTACGAGATGACAAAGGAATATGATAAATCACTGAATCTTTTACGCCAGCTTGCAGTCAAATATCCATCAGATTCTAGCTTGAAACAGAGAATTCAAATGTTAGAACAGATGAGCAAACAATCGGTTACAACCGCACCAGAAACAGGGAAATAA
- a CDS encoding ATP-binding protein has translation MKLHDLKLLIEEGEGFELEFKRKVSTPIKVAKTLMSFANTKGGIVLFGVDDDRTIVGVGSEKEEMEMIQTAASFYCDPPIEPIIDTVPYKGKDVVVVTVEESDQKPHYLNVDEEGKNSGTRVYIRVNDKTVEASKEVVHILQAENPNAPPLRIVIGDSERHLFEYLDEHERITVKQFSNLVNISNRRASRSLIQLVRAGVLRIHTHEKEDFYTRAF, from the coding sequence ATGAAACTTCATGATCTAAAATTGTTGATTGAGGAAGGCGAGGGCTTCGAGCTTGAGTTCAAGCGAAAAGTTTCCACGCCGATCAAAGTGGCAAAGACCCTCATGTCGTTTGCGAATACGAAAGGCGGCATCGTGCTGTTCGGCGTTGATGATGACCGGACCATTGTCGGAGTCGGCAGCGAGAAGGAAGAAATGGAAATGATTCAGACAGCGGCAAGCTTCTACTGCGATCCTCCGATCGAACCGATTATTGATACTGTTCCGTACAAAGGCAAAGATGTGGTTGTCGTGACAGTCGAGGAAAGCGATCAGAAACCGCATTACCTCAATGTTGATGAAGAAGGAAAGAATAGCGGGACACGAGTGTATATTCGCGTGAACGACAAGACCGTAGAAGCAAGCAAAGAAGTGGTGCACATTCTTCAAGCTGAGAATCCAAACGCACCGCCGCTGCGCATCGTTATAGGTGATTCCGAGCGGCATCTCTTTGAATATTTAGATGAGCATGAGCGCATCACAGTAAAACAATTTTCAAATCTTGTGAATATATCCAATCGGCGGGCGTCACGCTCACTGATACAGCTTGTACGAGCTGGAGTTTTGAGGATTCATACACACGAAAAGGAAGACTTTTATACCCGCGCATTTTGA
- the mtgA gene encoding monofunctional biosynthetic peptidoglycan transglycosylase: MEEEIQQRTSRPIFHKVPAVTKFIQLLKRNPLKSLLVSFLFILILQILFLPYDNIRQLKTKNAGETAFMREHAANAKEKNQPFQKRQSWISLRSIPLDAIDAVIVSEDGTFWSHNGFDWFEFRESIERNFEEGRAVRGASTITQQLVKNLYLSSSKNPLRKLKEWILTWYMEQQLSKSRILEIYLNVIEWGDGVYGIEAASHYYFDKSASNLSREECARLAAIIPSPRKHRADVDSKYVLRRSTLILERMDARGM, from the coding sequence ATGGAAGAAGAAATTCAACAACGTACATCTCGGCCGATTTTCCACAAGGTACCTGCGGTAACGAAATTCATCCAGCTTCTTAAGCGCAATCCTCTTAAATCACTGCTCGTTTCCTTCTTGTTTATTCTCATTCTTCAAATTCTATTTTTGCCGTATGACAACATCAGGCAATTGAAGACAAAAAATGCAGGTGAGACGGCGTTCATGCGCGAACATGCTGCAAATGCAAAAGAAAAGAATCAACCGTTTCAGAAGAGGCAATCTTGGATATCACTTCGGTCAATTCCTCTGGATGCAATTGATGCGGTGATCGTTTCGGAGGACGGAACATTTTGGTCGCATAATGGCTTTGATTGGTTCGAATTCAGAGAATCCATCGAACGGAATTTTGAAGAAGGGCGTGCAGTGCGCGGTGCAAGTACTATCACACAACAGCTTGTAAAGAATTTGTATCTTTCATCGTCAAAAAATCCTTTAAGAAAATTGAAGGAATGGATTCTGACGTGGTATATGGAACAACAGTTGAGCAAATCGCGAATTCTTGAAATCTATTTGAACGTCATTGAATGGGGCGATGGCGTGTACGGCATCGAAGCAGCGTCGCATTATTATTTCGATAAGTCAGCATCGAATTTAAGCCGAGAGGAATGTGCGCGGCTTGCGGCGATTATTCCAAGCCCGCGTAAACATCGGGCTGATGTAGATTCGAAGTACGTCCTGCGTCGTTCCACGTTGATACTTGAGCGCATGGATGCACGGGGGATGTAA
- the ruvX gene encoding Holliday junction resolvase RuvX, which translates to MEAATTYQRILGVDYGSQRVGLSLSDPLGIIAQPIDALKNDLSLFLNLQQLSIRENVRLIVVGMPFNLKGQQAQKADEVQKFIELLKIKLSIEVVAWDERFTTSMAHQTMRTMGTKKKERQKKDGRIDSMAAAIILQGFLDNTKHSHSC; encoded by the coding sequence GTGGAGGCGGCTACGACGTACCAGCGCATTCTTGGAGTTGATTACGGCTCACAGCGTGTCGGTTTATCATTGAGCGATCCGCTGGGCATTATTGCACAACCGATTGACGCACTGAAAAACGATTTGTCACTGTTTCTCAATCTTCAGCAATTATCCATCCGAGAAAACGTGAGATTAATTGTCGTCGGTATGCCCTTCAATTTAAAAGGCCAGCAAGCGCAAAAGGCCGATGAGGTACAAAAATTCATCGAGCTTCTCAAAATAAAACTCAGTATTGAGGTTGTGGCGTGGGATGAGCGGTTCACAACGAGCATGGCACATCAAACGATGCGGACCATGGGGACAAAGAAAAAGGAACGGCAGAAGAAAGATGGCCGGATAGATTCAATGGCAGCCGCAATTATTCTGCAAGGGTTTTTGGATAATACAAAACATTCGCATTCTTGCTGA
- a CDS encoding bifunctional (p)ppGpp synthetase/guanosine-3',5'-bis(diphosphate) 3'-pyrophosphohydrolase, whose protein sequence is MIDSINQKKLNDLLAVCRKNLRSVDEDLITRAFLLSLQAHKNNLRASGEPYFIHPFEVAMIVAKEIALDDVSIASALLHDVVEDTDFELKDIRAEFGDAVADIVDGITKITDIFESHEVTQAESYRKLLLSMVGDIRVMLVKFADRLHNMRTLEYLPPEKRLRLAKETLDIYAPFAHRFGLAQIKWELEDLSFKHLHVQEYEKISRQLRSKRREREHYINRFIQPIKKRLVEEKLNFEVAGRAKHIFSIYNKMLKRNKPLEEIYDLFAVRIIIDTKDNSECFIAYSIVTEIYKPIPERFKDYISVPKKNGYQSIHTTVIGPDGRMVEVQIRTRAMHEIAERGVAAHWIYKENNASLDEELEGWINWVREIFEQKNDDTPKELMESFKLNLYQDEIYVFTPKGDLKILPQNSTPIDFAFEIHSNVGYHCIGAKVNGRIVPLSTILRSGDQVEIITSKNQTPNAGWEQFAVTHKAKSHIRRFIREESRKFAEEGKETWEKKVKRRKIVISKEELDKFVHSLKYADVQEFYSAIVSQKNDVDTLLEQYVIRLKHPAGEDAVQAPDSDSLFSKFINTARDLTSGIAVLGVNDNFLHQYAKCCNPIPGDAIVGFVTTGEGIKIHRKDCKNVLSLRLAESERIVEVSWPSEHNADFITGIHISGEDRPALLSDITHAISTYKNTNIRSVNVDSHGSSFDGRFVLYVKDTEHLTRIIEKIKNISGIESVERFSGKGE, encoded by the coding sequence ATGATAGATAGTATCAACCAAAAGAAACTCAACGATCTTCTTGCCGTCTGCCGGAAGAATCTGCGCTCGGTGGACGAAGATCTCATCACGCGGGCATTCCTTCTCAGTCTTCAAGCGCACAAGAACAATTTGCGTGCTTCAGGCGAGCCATATTTTATCCATCCATTCGAAGTTGCGATGATCGTTGCAAAGGAGATTGCACTGGATGATGTATCCATTGCGAGCGCACTCTTACACGATGTCGTAGAAGATACAGATTTTGAATTGAAAGATATCCGTGCAGAATTCGGCGATGCAGTAGCAGATATTGTAGATGGTATCACAAAAATTACAGACATCTTCGAAAGCCATGAAGTAACGCAGGCAGAGAGCTATCGCAAGCTCTTGCTTTCGATGGTGGGCGATATTCGCGTCATGCTTGTGAAATTTGCCGATCGCCTTCATAATATGCGTACACTCGAGTACCTTCCCCCTGAAAAGCGTCTCCGGCTTGCAAAAGAAACCCTCGACATTTATGCGCCATTTGCGCACAGGTTTGGATTGGCGCAAATCAAATGGGAATTGGAGGATTTATCTTTCAAGCATTTGCACGTCCAGGAATATGAAAAAATCTCACGGCAGCTGCGTTCCAAGCGGCGTGAGCGCGAGCATTACATCAATCGGTTTATTCAGCCGATCAAAAAGCGGCTCGTAGAAGAAAAGTTGAATTTTGAAGTTGCCGGCAGAGCGAAGCATATTTTCAGCATCTACAATAAGATGTTAAAACGCAACAAACCGCTTGAAGAAATTTACGATCTTTTTGCTGTCCGCATCATCATCGATACAAAAGACAACAGTGAATGTTTTATAGCGTATAGCATTGTTACTGAAATATACAAGCCAATTCCGGAACGGTTTAAGGATTACATTTCAGTTCCGAAGAAGAATGGTTATCAGTCCATTCACACGACAGTGATTGGCCCCGATGGCCGAATGGTGGAAGTACAAATTCGCACGAGGGCAATGCATGAGATAGCAGAGCGCGGTGTTGCGGCACACTGGATTTACAAAGAAAACAATGCATCGCTTGACGAGGAACTCGAGGGCTGGATTAACTGGGTGCGTGAAATATTCGAACAGAAGAACGATGACACTCCAAAAGAACTCATGGAGAGTTTTAAACTCAATCTCTATCAGGATGAAATCTACGTGTTCACACCGAAGGGTGATCTCAAGATACTCCCGCAGAATTCCACTCCAATCGATTTTGCATTTGAAATCCATTCGAACGTCGGTTATCATTGTATTGGCGCTAAAGTGAATGGACGTATTGTTCCTCTGAGCACAATATTACGAAGTGGTGATCAAGTTGAAATTATTACGTCGAAAAATCAAACACCGAATGCCGGTTGGGAACAATTTGCAGTCACACATAAAGCAAAGTCGCATATTCGTAGATTTATTCGCGAGGAATCCCGAAAGTTTGCCGAGGAAGGGAAAGAGACTTGGGAAAAAAAGGTCAAACGCCGTAAAATCGTTATCAGCAAAGAGGAACTTGATAAATTTGTTCATAGTCTCAAATATGCAGACGTCCAGGAATTTTATTCTGCGATTGTCAGCCAAAAAAATGATGTTGATACATTATTAGAACAATACGTTATTCGATTAAAACATCCGGCGGGGGAAGACGCAGTGCAAGCGCCGGATTCAGATTCGCTGTTTTCCAAGTTCATTAACACAGCGCGTGATCTTACAAGCGGAATTGCCGTTCTTGGTGTGAACGATAATTTTTTACACCAATATGCAAAATGCTGCAATCCTATTCCAGGCGATGCCATCGTTGGTTTTGTGACAACAGGTGAAGGCATTAAGATCCATCGGAAGGATTGCAAAAACGTTCTCTCGCTGCGTCTTGCAGAAAGTGAACGCATTGTCGAAGTCAGCTGGCCGTCGGAGCACAACGCAGATTTCATTACAGGAATTCATATAAGCGGTGAAGATCGCCCTGCATTACTCAGCGATATCACACACGCCATCTCTACGTACAAAAATACAAATATCCGCTCTGTGAATGTAGATTCACACGGATCTTCCTTTGATGGAAGATTTGTCCTGTATGTGAAAGATACCGAGCATCTTACACGCATTATCGAAAAGATTAAAAATATATCTGGTATCGAGAGTGTAGAACGATTCTCCGGTAAAGGGGAATAG